The nucleotide window CGCTTTCAAGTCACCATAGGGCAACTGATTGAGCCAATCTTGATTATTGTCCAGATCAAATGCCGCCCAACCCCCAGCTTGGCATTGCATCGAGGCAATCCAATTCACAGTACGAGCGATCGCAGCTTGTTTCAACCGTTCATTCGGGAGTTGCGCCTGATGGAGAGCCATCACCACCACCGCCGAATCATCCACATCCGGATAAAAGCGATTCTCAAACTCAAACGCCCAAGCACCGGGTTTTCCTTGTTTATTCTTAACCGCCCAATCGCCGTAATCTAAAATCTGCTTGCTCAATAACCATTCTCCCGCCCGAACGACGGCGGGATGCTCCGGCGAGAAACCCGAATCAATTAAGGCGCGAATCGCCCAAGCGGTATCCCAAACGGGCGAAATGCAAGGCTGAATACAATAACTCTGTTCGGTTTCAATGGCAAAGTTATCTACGGCTTTAAGTCCCCGGTGGACAATGGGATCGGCTGAATCATAATCTAAGCAGCGCAACGCCAGAAGCGAGTTCAGCATGGCAGGAATAATCCCTCCCCAGTCTCCCGTGGCTTCTTGCCGCTCTAGAATCCATTTTTCAGCCGCCTTGATGCCTTCTTGGCGAAAAGGGACAAGATTTAAGCTTTCGGCGAATTTAAAGCCATGATCCAGAACTAGAAATACGTCTGTCCAATCAGAATTTCGGGGTAAATCAAACCGGGCATTTTCCCTGCCTTCGGTATAGAGTTCATCGAGAGTAATTCTGGGATTGACCTGAAACACCGGTTTGCGATCAAGGACAATGAGGAGAGGAACTGTGCTTGAGCGTGCCCAGCTTGACATTTCGTAGATGTTGAAGGGAAACTGTTCTGGCAACAGCATCACCCAAGGTGGCAAAGAAGGAACGCCTTGCCAGCTATAGCAGCCAATCAGGGCTAGATGGATTTTAGTGAAAATGCGACTGCGACTAATTCCGCCCCGTTTTAAAATAAAGGTTTTGGCTCGAAGCATGGCTGGGTCGGTTTCCGATACCCCCAGCAACTTGAGCGCCATATAGGCTTCAACGGAAGTACTTAACTCTCCACCATCTCCGTAAAAGAGTTCCCAACCCCCATGCTCTCGTTGTTGCGATCGCAGGTAATGTTCTACTTTGTGTAGGGGACGTTCTAAGTCAGTTCCCCAAATCTTGTGGAGCAGAACGGCTTCTGCGGTGATGGTGACATTAGATTCTAACTCAGCCCACCAGTAGCCGGCTGGATTTTGAATCGAGAGTAAATAGTTTTGTGTTGCAGCGATCGCTAGAGCCAATCTTGATGCTGTAGCCTTGTCTTGCGTTTGCATTGGTTTCCCGTCTATCTGTAACACTCCCCACACAAGGCAGAATCATAACGGAAAACCTCTCAGATTTCCAAGGAGTATCTATGGGTTCGGAAGTACCTTTTTCAGGGCAGCAAACCAACGGGAGGCCATTTTCCGTTCACCCACTTCACTGGGATGACAGCCATCATAGGTATCAGCGCCTGCTTTGGGGTTGAAGCCACTAAACTGATCGACAACAACGATGGGTGACTCCTGAGTGTTCGTCCTCCGGGCTAAATTCCCAATCAGCTTATTGAGTTGTTGAATTCGCGGTGGATTTCCACAGGGGATAATCTGTGCAATCAGCAGCTTTACCCGTGGGTTGACAGCACGTATCCGCTGAATCAGTTGCCGAAGTTCCTCGATGGTACTCTCCAGGCTTTGTCCACGAGTCAGATCGTTATTTCCCAGATGAATCAGCACGATGTCGGGTTCGCTGATTCGCATCCAGCCGTCAATTCTTTCCAATACCTCATCTACGCGCCAACCCCAATGTCCCTCGTGATCGGGGTCAAAGTCTGATAAGGGAGAAGGCCCTTTAAAATTCTCTCGTGTTGACCCAACAAAATCAACGTTGTAACCCGCCTTACGTAATTCAAGCCAGAGGGGA belongs to Microcoleus sp. AS-A8 and includes:
- the shc gene encoding squalene--hopene cyclase → MQTQDKATASRLALAIAATQNYLLSIQNPAGYWWAELESNVTITAEAVLLHKIWGTDLERPLHKVEHYLRSQQREHGGWELFYGDGGELSTSVEAYMALKLLGVSETDPAMLRAKTFILKRGGISRSRIFTKIHLALIGCYSWQGVPSLPPWVMLLPEQFPFNIYEMSSWARSSTVPLLIVLDRKPVFQVNPRITLDELYTEGRENARFDLPRNSDWTDVFLVLDHGFKFAESLNLVPFRQEGIKAAEKWILERQEATGDWGGIIPAMLNSLLALRCLDYDSADPIVHRGLKAVDNFAIETEQSYCIQPCISPVWDTAWAIRALIDSGFSPEHPAVVRAGEWLLSKQILDYGDWAVKNKQGKPGAWAFEFENRFYPDVDDSAVVVMALHQAQLPNERLKQAAIARTVNWIASMQCQAGGWAAFDLDNNQDWLNQLPYGDLKAMIDPNTADVTARVLEMLGCCNLSIDANQTARAIDYLIREQEADGSWFGRWGVNYIYGTSGALSALALIAPQTHCRRIERGAAWLVGCQNSDGGWGETCRSYDNPALKGQGTSTASQTAWALIGLMAAGEATGKFASEAIERGVNYLLNTQRSDGTWNESEFTGTGFPSHFYLKYHLYQQYFPLMAFGRHQTLLTQRGEISG
- a CDS encoding SGNH/GDSL hydrolase family protein → MLPAFVAGTLLSVLCITTATSKAEPSANPTRIMPLGDSITQGNTQHNSYRRPLWLELRKAGYNVDFVGSTRENFKGPSPLSDFDPDHEGHWGWRVDEVLERIDGWMRISEPDIVLIHLGNNDLTRGQSLESTIEELRQLIQRIRAVNPRVKLLIAQIIPCGNPPRIQQLNKLIGNLARRTNTQESPIVVVDQFSGFNPKAGADTYDGCHPSEVGERKMASRWFAALKKVLPNP